Proteins from a single region of Mytilus trossulus isolate FHL-02 chromosome 2, PNRI_Mtr1.1.1.hap1, whole genome shotgun sequence:
- the LOC134705787 gene encoding uncharacterized protein LOC134705787 has protein sequence MELTVEGLDFTNIMCKEHSEQSSCLFCTKCDKLVCPTCIANVHKKHDLTEISHAYTLKINKLKKRQSKLQKEKNEITATKDQANLLHDAENSSYAKVSADILKYEQVLKDAVEEHIKKLRNELDQNHKACTKTTEGSINAISKSERQIDKKYSDIKDFNNTTDISKFFKEVCQMERSIKGSVPKPEISCKKTLQFIPGEITQSNIGVLQSVDISLTEVNVSLSVVNQYLTNLSVNDCLSPYHDDSLWIACEPDEVLQKVKPEVTNLKTISTFNLKVYGMATIASDDLLVSTMKSRLQVISSTTGKVTESVYDINPFLPTAIHITSEGQVIVGGYDVIDKRVAVFVINKNGDHECVYEHDQHKRPIFDYPASITTTSNDYIHVSDYDSQEVCGKVVVLDPSGHVINVYKGDTEINKEVPFGPEGIVTTPKDNVIVADIDTHTLYILNNSGQMITYMKTTDNGIAYPNSLAYTPTGQLYIGCSLHEDSTAKDAKLYKVNISGC, from the coding sequence ATGGAACTTACTGTCGAAGGATTGGATTTTACCAACATAATGTGTAAAGAACATTCAGAACAATCGTCTTGTCTTTTCTGTACAAAATGTGACAAACTCGTTTGCCCTACTTGCATTGCTAATGTTCATAAGAAACATGATCTAACTGAAATAAGTCATGCATATACCTTGAAGATAAACAAACTGAAGAAAAGACAAAGTAAActgcaaaaagaaaaaaatgaaattactgCAACAAAAGATCAAGCAAATTTGCTTCATGATGCTGAAAATTCAAGTTATGCCAAAGTTAGTGCAGATATACTTAAATATGAACAAGTTTTAAAAGACGCAGTTgaagaacatataaaaaaattaagaaatgagTTAGACCAGAACCACAAAGCCTGTACCAAAACAACTGAAGGAAGTATCAATGCCATTTCTAAAAGTGAAagacaaattgataaaaagtaTAGTGATATTAAAGATTTCAATAATACCACTgacatttctaaatttttcaaaGAAGTTTGTCAAATGGAAAGATCAATAAAAGGGTCTGTCCCCAAACCTGaaatatcatgtaaaaaaaCACTACAATTTATTCCAGGAGAGATAACTCAGTCTAACATTGGAGTTCTACAAAGTGTAGACATATCATTAACAGAAGTAAATGTTTCTCTTAGTGTTGTTAACCAATACCTGACTAATCTTTCTGTGAATGATTGTTTATCTCCATATCATGATGATTCACTGTGGATAGCTTGTGAACCAGATGAAGTGCTACAGAAAGTGAAACCTGAAGTAACCAATCTAAAAACAATATCAACCTTCAACCTCAAGGTCTATGGTATGGCAACAATTGCATCTGATGATTTACTTGTGTCAACAATGAAATCCAGACTACAAGTGATAAGCAGTACCACTGGTAAAGTAACAGAGAGTGTGTATGACATTAATCCCTTCCTTCCTACAGCAATTCATATAACAAGTGAAGGTCAGGTCATTGTAGGAGGTTATGATGTAATCGATAAAAGAGTAGCTGTGTTTGTGATAAATAAGAATGGAGACCATGAATGTGTGTATGAACATGACCAACATAAACGACCTATATTTGATTATCCCGCCAGTATTACTACCACCAGTAATGATTATATACATGTGTCAGACTATGATTCACAGGAAGTCTGTGGAAAAGTGGTAGTGTTAGATCCATCAGGTCATGTAATAAACGTTTATAAAGGGGATACAGAAATCAATAAGGAGGTACCATTTGGACCAGAAGGAATAGTGACAACACCAAAAGACAATGTCATTGTAGCTGATATTGATACTCATACCCTCTACATTCTGAACAACTCTGGACAAATGATTACATACATGAAGACAACAGACAATGGAATAGCATATCCAAATTCTCTTGCTTACACTCCAACAGGGCAGCTCTATATAGGATGTTCTCTACATGAAGACAGTACAGCCAAGGATGCCAAACTATATAAAGTGAATATTTCAGGTTGCTGA